In a genomic window of Amycolatopsis japonica:
- a CDS encoding winged helix DNA-binding domain-containing protein, with amino-acid sequence MEQLSPRALNRATLARQLLLDRADLPAITAIERLAGLQAQAPDSSYVGLWSRLRDFQVDELAKPLAAREAVRMTLMRGTVHLVTAADGLALWPTLKPVVERGFLGHYSREVAGLDLAAVAEAGRALIAERPRTRAEIRAALAPRWPDADQPTLGYAVNSLLPLAHVTPRGLWGQTGPAAFALLEDWVGEPITDGVSLDDLVLRYLGAFGPATVRDAQVWSGLTRLKEVFERLRARLITFTDVEGKELFDLPGAPRPDPETPAPPRFLPEYDNVLLSHADRVRVIPDGRRVPLPPGNGGRRGTLLVDGEFLAIWAIKGATLTIESREPLQDQDSIAEEGARLLEFVVPDSEHDIRFGIGG; translated from the coding sequence ATGGAACAGCTCAGCCCTCGGGCCCTCAACCGCGCGACTCTGGCCAGGCAACTCCTGCTGGATCGTGCCGATCTGCCCGCCATCACCGCGATCGAGCGGCTGGCAGGCCTCCAGGCGCAGGCCCCCGACTCGTCCTACGTCGGACTGTGGTCACGGCTTCGGGATTTCCAGGTGGACGAGCTGGCGAAGCCGCTGGCCGCCCGCGAAGCCGTCCGGATGACCTTGATGCGCGGCACCGTGCACCTGGTGACGGCCGCCGACGGCCTCGCGCTGTGGCCCACCCTCAAACCAGTGGTCGAGCGCGGTTTCCTCGGCCACTACTCGCGGGAAGTCGCCGGGCTCGACCTCGCCGCGGTCGCCGAAGCGGGGCGTGCCCTGATCGCCGAACGGCCACGTACCCGCGCCGAGATCCGGGCCGCGCTGGCGCCCCGATGGCCCGACGCGGACCAGCCGACGCTCGGCTACGCGGTCAACAGCCTGCTCCCCCTCGCGCATGTGACCCCGCGTGGCCTGTGGGGGCAGACCGGACCGGCCGCGTTCGCCCTGCTCGAAGACTGGGTCGGCGAACCGATCACGGACGGGGTCTCCCTCGACGACCTGGTGCTGCGCTATCTCGGGGCGTTCGGCCCGGCGACCGTCCGCGACGCACAGGTCTGGTCGGGGCTCACTCGGCTGAAGGAGGTCTTCGAGCGGCTGCGGGCGCGGCTCATCACCTTCACCGACGTCGAGGGAAAGGAACTGTTCGACCTTCCGGGCGCCCCACGCCCCGACCCGGAAACCCCGGCGCCGCCCCGGTTCCTTCCCGAGTACGACAACGTCCTGCTCTCCCACGCCGACCGCGTCCGGGTGATCCCCGACGGCCGCCGTGTGCCGTTGCCACCGGGTAACGGCGGCCGCCGGGGCACGCTCCTGGTCGACGGTGAATTCCTGGCCATTTGGGCGATCAAAGGGGCGACCCTGACGATCGAATCGCGGGAACCCTTGCAAGATCAGGATTCGATCGCCGAAGAGGGCGCGCGGCTGCTGGAATTCGTAGTGCCGGATTCCGAGCACGACATCCGTTTCGGCATCGGCGGATAA
- a CDS encoding FHA domain-containing protein codes for MKRLTTTHESLALGVPRSAPGAVFALTLAGGVSVDPGEGGEISFGRNRPQVDVCVGENDLQVSRKHGLLNFTDGQWWVSNTGQLPIRLPNSRWLSRGEEPIPLSDGYTPLFVRGSGRREHLLELYVAGPEGGHPVTRHDDVTVPPRRWRLSAEERLVLVVFGQRYLLHDLNPQPLSRQQTAEVLSELRPDETWTARRVEHVVIDVRGRLSAGGVFGLRREEVGEPVGNALNDNLLRELVLSTTLVPPDLALLEALD; via the coding sequence ATGAAGCGGCTCACGACGACGCACGAGAGCCTGGCGCTCGGTGTGCCCCGGTCGGCGCCCGGCGCGGTCTTCGCGCTCACGCTCGCGGGCGGCGTGTCCGTCGATCCCGGCGAGGGCGGCGAGATCTCTTTCGGGCGTAATCGGCCGCAGGTCGACGTCTGTGTGGGCGAGAACGACCTGCAGGTCAGCCGTAAGCACGGGCTGCTGAACTTCACCGACGGGCAATGGTGGGTCAGCAACACCGGCCAGCTGCCCATCCGCCTGCCGAATTCCCGCTGGCTTTCCCGCGGTGAGGAGCCGATTCCCCTGTCGGACGGGTACACGCCGCTGTTCGTCCGCGGTTCGGGCAGGAGGGAGCATCTGCTCGAGTTGTACGTCGCGGGTCCCGAGGGCGGGCATCCCGTCACGCGCCACGACGACGTCACCGTGCCGCCCCGCCGTTGGCGCCTCAGCGCGGAAGAACGCCTGGTCCTGGTCGTCTTCGGGCAGCGTTATCTGCTGCACGACCTCAATCCGCAGCCGTTGTCCCGCCAGCAGACGGCCGAGGTGCTCTCCGAACTCAGGCCGGACGAGACGTGGACCGCCCGCCGGGTCGAGCACGTCGTCATCGACGTCCGGGGGCGGTTGTCCGCCGGCGGCGTTTTCGGGCTGCGGCGCGAAGAGGTCGGCGAGCCGGTCGGCAACGCGTTGAACGACAACCTGTTGCGCGAACTCGTGTTGTCCACGACGCTCGTCCCGCCGGACCTCGCCCTGCTCGAAGCGCTCGACTGA
- a CDS encoding PH domain-containing protein, with translation MIDFSKDTVFKLTPCKPKDIAPTVQPIIIPGEQIISSFKAVRDFVVFTNKRLIAVNVQGMTGRKKDFTSLPYNRIQAFSIETAGTFDLDAELDLWFSGLGNVRLEFRGSDIRAIGQLIATHTL, from the coding sequence ATGATTGACTTCTCCAAGGACACCGTCTTCAAGCTCACGCCGTGCAAGCCGAAGGACATCGCGCCGACGGTGCAGCCGATCATCATCCCCGGCGAGCAGATCATCTCGTCGTTCAAGGCGGTGCGCGACTTCGTGGTGTTCACGAACAAGCGGCTGATCGCGGTGAACGTCCAGGGCATGACGGGCCGGAAGAAGGACTTCACCTCGCTGCCCTACAACAGGATCCAGGCCTTCTCGATCGAAACCGCGGGCACCTTCGACCTCGACGCGGAACTGGACCTTTGGTTCAGCGGGCTGGGGAACGTGCGCCTCGAATTCCGGGGCTCGGACATCCGGGCCATTGGGCAACTGATCGCCACACACACGCTCTAG
- a CDS encoding AAA family ATPase — MSESPASTARWRAINRRGAVSLSVAGYKAIRNEVTLDIAPLTLISGANSSGKSSFMQPFLMLKQTVEAQFDPGALLIHGPNVQLTSWLQGLSRGKSRSDTAESLEVKIQIGAASVKNTYSYSQNQGLTLNESEYVNKDEAIRVGKSSTSDTLIRRFNPEFIEYQKSRRKLWDSEASDDTFKLIPYREHCFLDVELDNRRTTRGVGLISQSGFGSSDYARFLRDIIHVPGLRGNPERTYTSSAAGVRYPGTMELYVASVIHKWGSEDAHGKAKLTALGEDLRHLGLTWKVKAQRIDDVRLELLVARMPSPQSSGANDLVNIADVGFGVSQTLPILVALHAARMNQIVYIEQPETHLHPKAQTRLGEVIVAASMRGVRVIVETHSSLLLRSIQTSIARGLISPDRVSLNWFSRDSQTGFTQVEKAELDKLGRFGGWPVDFDEVADEADWEFLNAVQEASENEAE, encoded by the coding sequence ATGAGCGAATCCCCAGCGAGCACAGCCCGCTGGCGTGCCATAAATCGCCGTGGAGCCGTAAGTCTCTCAGTTGCAGGATATAAGGCGATCCGCAACGAGGTCACGCTCGACATTGCTCCACTAACGCTAATTTCAGGCGCAAACAGCTCAGGAAAATCGAGCTTCATGCAGCCATTTTTAATGTTGAAGCAAACGGTCGAAGCGCAATTTGATCCGGGCGCATTGCTAATACATGGGCCAAATGTACAGCTGACCTCTTGGCTACAAGGTCTTAGCCGCGGCAAAAGTCGCTCCGATACAGCTGAAAGCCTAGAGGTTAAAATACAAATCGGCGCGGCGAGCGTAAAAAATACTTACTCGTACTCGCAAAATCAAGGGCTAACCCTCAACGAGAGTGAGTATGTCAACAAAGACGAAGCAATTAGAGTTGGAAAGTCAAGTACTTCAGACACGCTAATCAGGAGATTCAATCCTGAATTCATTGAGTACCAGAAGAGTCGACGGAAGCTCTGGGATTCTGAAGCCTCGGACGACACGTTTAAGCTAATCCCGTACAGGGAGCACTGCTTCTTAGACGTGGAACTCGACAACCGTAGAACCACTCGCGGAGTTGGCTTAATTAGTCAATCCGGGTTCGGCTCCTCGGACTACGCTCGGTTCCTTAGAGACATTATTCACGTCCCCGGCCTTCGAGGAAACCCGGAGCGCACATACACGAGTTCAGCAGCCGGCGTGCGATACCCAGGGACAATGGAGCTATACGTGGCCAGCGTTATCCATAAATGGGGCTCGGAAGACGCTCACGGAAAGGCAAAACTGACGGCGCTTGGAGAGGACCTCAGACACCTTGGCCTCACCTGGAAGGTGAAGGCACAACGTATCGACGACGTACGTCTTGAGCTACTAGTTGCCCGCATGCCTTCACCTCAATCCAGCGGCGCAAATGACTTGGTAAACATTGCCGATGTAGGGTTCGGCGTCAGTCAAACTCTTCCGATATTGGTGGCGCTGCACGCCGCTAGAATGAACCAAATCGTTTATATTGAACAGCCTGAGACGCACCTTCACCCCAAAGCGCAGACAAGACTAGGTGAGGTTATTGTAGCCGCGTCGATGCGCGGCGTCCGCGTCATAGTGGAAACGCATAGCTCCCTTCTACTCCGATCCATCCAGACATCCATTGCCCGCGGATTGATTAGTCCTGACCGAGTATCACTGAATTGGTTTTCAAGGGATTCCCAGACGGGGTTTACCCAGGTCGAAAAAGCTGAATTGGATAAGCTTGGCCGCTTCGGCGGATGGCCTGTCGACTTCGATGAAGTTGCCGACGAAGCCGATTGGGAATTTTTGAACGCAGTGCAGGAGGCGTCGGAAAATGAAGCCGAGTAG
- a CDS encoding NUDIX hydrolase → MARVDYLNDPNAPKANSIAVAVSVFIQDDEGRILMIRRTDNDLYSIPGGQLELGETLSQAAVREVREETGIECEVTGVIGLYSNPNHVIAYDDGEVRQEFSICFRAKAIGGTLRTSAESKEAAWVADCEVFQLEIHDSIKLRIDHALAERPSPFFS, encoded by the coding sequence ATGGCACGCGTCGACTACCTCAACGATCCCAACGCGCCGAAGGCGAACAGCATCGCGGTCGCTGTGTCCGTGTTCATCCAGGACGACGAGGGCCGGATTCTCATGATCCGGCGGACGGACAACGACCTGTACTCGATCCCTGGTGGGCAGCTTGAGCTCGGTGAGACGTTGTCGCAGGCCGCTGTGCGGGAGGTGCGGGAGGAGACCGGGATTGAGTGTGAGGTGACCGGGGTGATCGGGCTGTACTCGAACCCGAACCACGTCATCGCGTACGACGATGGCGAGGTGCGGCAAGAGTTCTCGATCTGCTTCCGCGCGAAAGCGATCGGCGGGACGCTGCGTACTAGCGCTGAAAGTAAGGAAGCTGCTTGGGTAGCGGATTGTGAAGTATTCCAGCTAGAAATTCATGACTCGATTAAGCTTCGAATCGATCACGCTCTAGCTGAACGCCCATCGCCGTTCTTCTCGTAG
- a CDS encoding DUF5919 domain-containing protein, whose product MPNERLRDALLRNGFSLEQVADATGVDQKTVERWITKGRTPYPKHRHKIAAMARESETYLWPDSVAPERKAETAAAEVVQVFPHRNVIPVELWDRLIKEASGTVEVLVHAGLFLVERPRFVKDLTAKAAAGARVRLLFGDPSSDSVALRGAEEQLGDGTLASRIRNALAFYRPLVRVNGVEMRFHDTTLYNSIFRFDDEMIINTHVYGFQGAHAPSLHLRRLSAGDLFETYSESFEAVWNLAKPATF is encoded by the coding sequence ATGCCGAACGAACGCCTTCGGGACGCCTTGCTGCGTAACGGCTTCTCGCTGGAGCAGGTCGCCGATGCCACCGGGGTCGATCAGAAGACCGTGGAACGGTGGATCACCAAGGGGCGGACGCCGTACCCGAAGCACCGCCACAAGATCGCCGCGATGGCGCGCGAGTCCGAGACCTACCTCTGGCCGGACTCGGTAGCCCCGGAGCGCAAGGCGGAGACGGCAGCCGCCGAGGTCGTGCAAGTGTTCCCGCACCGCAATGTCATTCCGGTCGAGCTGTGGGACCGGCTGATCAAGGAAGCGTCGGGCACTGTTGAAGTCCTGGTCCACGCCGGGCTGTTCCTGGTGGAGCGCCCGCGGTTCGTCAAGGACCTGACCGCCAAAGCCGCTGCGGGAGCGCGGGTCCGCCTGCTGTTCGGTGATCCCTCCAGCGATAGCGTCGCTCTGCGCGGGGCCGAGGAGCAACTGGGCGACGGGACGCTCGCGTCGCGCATCCGCAACGCACTGGCGTTCTACCGGCCGCTGGTCCGAGTGAACGGAGTGGAGATGCGCTTCCACGACACCACGCTCTACAACTCGATCTTCCGCTTCGACGACGAGATGATCATCAACACGCACGTCTACGGCTTCCAGGGAGCCCACGCCCCGTCCCTGCACCTCCGCCGGCTATCCGCCGGGGACCTCTTCGAGACCTACTCGGAGAGCTTCGAAGCCGTCTGGAACCTCGCCAAGCCCGCCACCTTCTAG
- a CDS encoding AMED_5909 family protein: MKTEPQTLRDAHTDAASRRPRPEADASEWLTFHRANARMYREVSEVDRWHHHELRYWVGFEERKAEELAARIAAAITSS, encoded by the coding sequence ATGAAGACCGAGCCGCAGACCCTGCGTGACGCGCACACCGACGCGGCGAGCCGACGCCCTCGGCCGGAGGCGGATGCATCGGAGTGGCTGACGTTCCACCGGGCCAACGCCCGCATGTACCGAGAGGTATCCGAGGTGGACCGGTGGCATCACCACGAACTCAGGTACTGGGTGGGTTTCGAGGAACGCAAGGCCGAGGAGCTAGCCGCACGAATCGCTGCAGCCATAACCAGCTCGTGA
- the lpdA gene encoding dihydrolipoyl dehydrogenase: MSAHYDVVVLGAGVGGYVAAIRASQLGLSAAVVEEKYWGGVCLNVGCIPSKALLRNAELAHIVTKEAKSFGIQVEGKVSFDYQAAFDRSRKVADGRVKGVHFLMKKNKITEYDGHGTFLDANTIEVNGERITFDNCVIATGATARLLPGTTRSDRVVTYEQQIMENELPESIVIAGAGAIGVEFAYVLHNYGVKVTIVEYLDRMVPLEDAEVSAELARRYRKLGIEVLTSTKVESIDDTGSNVRVTVSKNGEQRVLEADKVLQAIGFQPRVEGYGLDKTGVELTDRGAIAIDSRGRTNVPHIFAIGDVTAKLMLAHASESMGVVAAETIAGAETMELDFVMIPRATYCQPQIASFGWTEEQAREKGFDVQVAKFPFTANGKAHGLGEAVGFVKILSDGEHGELLGAHLIGPEVTELLPELTLAQQWDLTVHEISRNVHAHPTLGEAVKEAVHGLAGHMINM, encoded by the coding sequence ATGAGTGCACACTATGACGTCGTTGTCCTGGGGGCCGGAGTCGGCGGTTACGTGGCGGCGATCCGGGCGTCGCAACTGGGGCTGAGCGCGGCGGTCGTGGAGGAGAAGTACTGGGGCGGTGTCTGCCTCAACGTCGGCTGCATCCCGTCGAAGGCACTGCTGCGCAACGCCGAACTCGCGCACATCGTGACCAAAGAGGCGAAGTCCTTCGGGATCCAGGTCGAGGGGAAGGTCAGCTTCGACTACCAGGCCGCCTTCGACCGCAGCCGCAAGGTCGCGGACGGTCGCGTCAAGGGCGTGCATTTCCTGATGAAGAAGAACAAGATCACCGAATACGACGGGCACGGCACCTTCCTCGACGCCAACACCATCGAGGTCAACGGCGAGCGGATCACCTTCGACAACTGCGTGATCGCCACCGGCGCGACCGCGCGCCTGCTGCCGGGCACCACGCGCAGCGACCGCGTGGTCACCTACGAACAGCAGATCATGGAAAACGAACTGCCGGAGAGCATCGTCATCGCCGGCGCGGGCGCGATCGGCGTCGAATTCGCCTACGTGCTGCACAACTACGGCGTGAAGGTGACCATCGTCGAATACCTCGACCGGATGGTCCCGCTCGAGGACGCCGAGGTCTCCGCGGAACTCGCGCGCCGCTACCGGAAACTCGGCATCGAGGTGCTGACGTCGACCAAGGTCGAGTCCATCGACGACACCGGCTCCAACGTGCGCGTGACCGTCTCGAAGAACGGCGAGCAGCGTGTCCTGGAAGCCGACAAGGTGTTGCAGGCCATCGGTTTCCAGCCGCGCGTCGAGGGATACGGCCTGGACAAGACCGGCGTGGAACTGACCGACCGCGGCGCCATCGCCATCGACTCGCGCGGCCGCACCAACGTCCCGCACATCTTCGCGATCGGCGACGTCACCGCGAAACTGATGCTCGCGCACGCGTCCGAATCCATGGGCGTCGTCGCCGCCGAAACCATCGCGGGCGCCGAGACCATGGAACTCGACTTCGTCATGATCCCGCGCGCGACCTACTGCCAGCCGCAGATCGCCAGCTTCGGCTGGACCGAAGAACAGGCCCGCGAAAAGGGCTTCGACGTCCAGGTGGCGAAGTTCCCCTTCACCGCCAACGGAAAGGCGCACGGCCTCGGCGAGGCTGTCGGCTTCGTGAAGATCCTGAGCGACGGGGAACATGGCGAACTGCTGGGCGCGCACCTGATCGGCCCGGAGGTGACCGAACTGCTGCCGGAACTGACTTTGGCGCAGCAGTGGGACCTTACGGTGCACGAAATCTCGCGGAACGTGCACGCTCACCCGACACTGGGGGAAGCGGTCAAGGAAGCCGTGCACGGCCTCGCTGGCCACATGATCAACATGTAA
- a CDS encoding lysophospholipid acyltransferase family protein, whose amino-acid sequence MVLRPRERWTALSPASGDLLTFRQMIAFGRRFARAGRGAWFAFAINVVWPFLVLFTRFRVRGGEHLPSSGGFLVASNHLSFADPTTVTAYCLAHGRVPRYLAKASLWDAPVIGSVMRSGKHIPVYRGAATASDAYRDAVSAVREGECVVIFPEATFTDHPDGWPMRGKTGIARIALETGVPVIPLANWGTHHLLPSDAVLPRAFPRKTVNLVAGPPVDLSDLMTPSPSREVLEEATKRIMTAVTELLIEIRGSRPE is encoded by the coding sequence ATGGTGCTGAGACCTCGTGAACGCTGGACCGCGCTGAGCCCCGCTTCGGGGGACTTGCTGACGTTCCGCCAGATGATCGCCTTCGGCCGGCGCTTCGCCCGCGCCGGCCGGGGCGCCTGGTTCGCCTTCGCGATCAACGTCGTGTGGCCGTTCCTGGTGCTGTTCACCCGGTTCCGGGTACGCGGCGGTGAGCACCTGCCGTCGTCGGGCGGCTTCCTGGTGGCGTCGAACCACCTCTCGTTCGCCGACCCGACGACGGTGACGGCGTACTGCCTGGCTCATGGGCGCGTGCCGCGCTACCTGGCGAAGGCGAGCCTGTGGGACGCGCCCGTCATCGGCTCGGTGATGCGTTCCGGCAAGCACATCCCGGTCTATCGCGGGGCCGCCACGGCGTCGGACGCGTACCGCGACGCCGTCAGCGCCGTCCGTGAGGGTGAATGCGTCGTCATCTTCCCGGAAGCCACCTTCACGGATCACCCGGACGGGTGGCCCATGCGAGGGAAGACCGGGATCGCGCGGATCGCGCTGGAGACCGGTGTCCCGGTGATCCCGCTGGCGAACTGGGGCACGCACCACCTGCTGCCGTCGGACGCCGTGCTCCCGCGCGCCTTCCCGCGCAAGACGGTGAACCTGGTCGCCGGTCCGCCGGTGGACCTCTCGGACCTCATGACGCCTTCGCCGTCCCGTGAGGTGCTGGAGGAGGCGACCAAGCGGATCATGACCGCGGTGACCGAGCTGCTGATCGAGATCCGCGGTTCGCGTCCCGAGTAG
- a CDS encoding nitroreductase family deazaflavin-dependent oxidoreductase, giving the protein MLFGDEHVRRYEETDGEVGHDWEQGAPCLILTTKGRKTGEDRKFALIYQFDDDDNPVIVASKGGAPEDPGWYKNLQANPEVKAQVKADKFTARARTLEGEERAKLWEKLAAVWPDYNDYAKKTDREIPVVVLERV; this is encoded by the coding sequence ATGCTTTTCGGTGACGAGCACGTCCGTCGCTACGAAGAGACCGACGGCGAGGTGGGCCACGACTGGGAGCAGGGCGCGCCTTGCCTCATCCTCACCACCAAGGGCCGCAAGACCGGCGAGGACCGCAAGTTCGCGCTGATCTACCAGTTCGACGATGACGACAACCCGGTGATCGTGGCGTCCAAGGGCGGCGCGCCGGAGGACCCGGGCTGGTACAAGAACCTGCAGGCGAACCCCGAGGTGAAGGCCCAGGTCAAGGCGGACAAGTTCACCGCGCGCGCCCGGACCCTCGAAGGCGAGGAGCGCGCGAAACTGTGGGAGAAGCTCGCCGCCGTGTGGCCGGATTACAACGACTACGCGAAGAAGACCGACCGCGAGATCCCCGTGGTGGTGCTCGAGCGCGTGTGA
- a CDS encoding LacI family DNA-binding transcriptional regulator, with amino-acid sequence MKARPHVTLEDVARTADVSLATASRVLNGTATVRGDLRERVIAAAAELSYTPNAHAQALAGGSQPTVGVICHDVGDPYFAAIAGGIMRAASENDLLVMLASTFRDPAKEVAYVSTLRAQRASAILLIGSAFEDKAWEKAMAAELEPYRRGGGHVAAVSRHRGLKVDTVQPDNRGGGAELAKALLDLGHRRFAVLAGPKSLTTVVDRLDGFAAELLEHGVELAEDDVFEAAFTRDGGYEAMEKVLARPRKQWPTCVFAVTDVMAIGAMSALRDAGVSVPGEMSIAGFDDIPVVRDLTPALTTVALPLEKLGERAMDLAFKASPGTRPRVVKMSGEVVLRRSTAAPAR; translated from the coding sequence ATGAAGGCCCGCCCCCACGTGACGCTGGAAGATGTGGCGCGCACCGCGGACGTGTCGCTCGCGACCGCGTCCCGCGTACTCAACGGCACCGCCACCGTCCGGGGGGATCTCCGCGAACGAGTGATCGCCGCGGCTGCCGAGCTCTCGTACACCCCCAATGCTCACGCTCAGGCATTGGCCGGTGGCTCACAGCCGACCGTCGGGGTGATCTGCCACGACGTCGGCGATCCGTATTTCGCCGCGATCGCCGGCGGGATCATGCGCGCGGCGAGTGAAAACGATCTTCTGGTGATGCTCGCGAGCACGTTCCGCGATCCGGCCAAGGAGGTCGCGTACGTTTCGACGCTGCGTGCCCAGCGCGCGTCGGCCATTCTGCTGATCGGTTCCGCGTTCGAGGACAAGGCGTGGGAAAAGGCGATGGCCGCCGAACTCGAGCCGTACCGGCGCGGCGGCGGGCACGTCGCCGCGGTCAGCAGGCATCGCGGGCTCAAAGTGGACACCGTCCAGCCCGACAACCGGGGTGGCGGCGCCGAACTGGCGAAGGCCCTGCTGGACTTGGGACACCGCCGTTTCGCCGTGCTCGCCGGGCCGAAGAGCCTGACCACCGTCGTCGACCGTCTCGACGGGTTCGCCGCGGAACTGCTGGAGCACGGCGTCGAACTGGCCGAGGACGACGTCTTCGAGGCGGCGTTCACCCGCGATGGCGGTTACGAGGCGATGGAGAAGGTCCTCGCCCGGCCGCGCAAGCAGTGGCCGACGTGCGTGTTCGCGGTGACCGACGTGATGGCGATCGGCGCGATGTCGGCCCTGCGCGACGCCGGGGTCTCCGTGCCCGGCGAGATGTCGATCGCCGGCTTCGACGACATCCCGGTAGTGCGCGATCTCACGCCCGCGCTGACCACGGTCGCGCTGCCGCTGGAGAAGCTGGGTGAACGGGCCATGGACCTGGCATTCAAGGCCTCCCCCGGCACCCGGCCGCGCGTGGTGAAGATGTCCGGCGAGGTCGTCCTGCGCCGCAGCACCGCCGCTCCCGCGCGCTGA
- a CDS encoding dihydrodipicolinate synthase family protein, whose protein sequence is MTLIALPTADGGLAEWTPRGAETPAKPATPPTSRIAYAAAHVVADPFSPADPEEGAVLDWDITLAFREHLWSCGLGVAEAMDTAQRGMGLDWATTKELIRRTGALAAGRPWVAGVGTDQLPDGEATAGSIVDAWREQLDLVGEAGAIPVVMASRALAASASGPADYHAAYGKLLSGADRPVLLHWLGEQFDPALAGYWGHDDVRKAAEELGRLCAEHAGVIAGVKVSVLDASIETEFRRALPEGVKCYTGDDFNYPELIAGDEQGHSEALLGIFDAVAQVAGAALARLDEGDKAGFHGLLDPTVALSRAIFRAPTRNYKTGVVFLAYLNGHQDHFRMVAGRESARSITHLAELLRLADAAGALTDSELAVARMRPLLAAAGVS, encoded by the coding sequence ATGACCTTGATCGCCCTTCCCACCGCCGACGGCGGACTGGCGGAATGGACGCCGCGAGGGGCGGAAACGCCCGCGAAACCGGCGACGCCGCCGACCTCCCGGATCGCCTACGCCGCCGCGCACGTCGTCGCCGACCCGTTCTCCCCCGCAGACCCCGAAGAAGGCGCGGTCCTGGACTGGGACATCACTCTCGCCTTCCGCGAGCACCTGTGGTCCTGCGGTCTCGGCGTCGCCGAAGCCATGGACACCGCGCAGCGCGGGATGGGCCTGGACTGGGCCACGACCAAGGAGCTGATCCGCCGCACCGGGGCGCTCGCCGCCGGACGGCCGTGGGTGGCGGGCGTCGGCACCGACCAGCTCCCCGACGGCGAGGCGACCGCCGGGTCCATTGTGGACGCCTGGCGCGAGCAGCTGGACCTGGTCGGCGAGGCGGGGGCGATCCCGGTCGTGATGGCCAGCCGCGCGCTCGCCGCGTCGGCTTCCGGGCCCGCGGATTACCATGCCGCGTACGGAAAACTGCTCTCCGGCGCGGACCGCCCGGTCCTGCTGCACTGGCTGGGAGAGCAGTTCGACCCGGCGCTGGCGGGCTACTGGGGCCACGATGACGTCCGCAAGGCGGCCGAGGAACTGGGCAGGCTCTGCGCCGAGCATGCCGGCGTGATCGCCGGGGTCAAGGTTTCGGTGCTCGACGCGTCGATCGAGACCGAATTCCGCCGCGCGCTGCCCGAAGGCGTCAAGTGCTACACCGGCGACGACTTCAACTATCCGGAACTCATCGCCGGGGACGAGCAGGGCCACAGCGAAGCGCTTCTGGGCATCTTCGACGCCGTGGCGCAGGTCGCGGGCGCCGCGCTCGCCCGCCTCGACGAGGGTGACAAGGCCGGTTTCCACGGTCTGCTCGACCCGACGGTCGCCTTGAGCCGGGCCATCTTCCGTGCCCCCACGAGGAACTACAAGACCGGCGTCGTCTTCCTCGCCTACCTCAACGGGCACCAGGACCACTTCCGTATGGTCGCGGGCCGCGAATCGGCCCGGTCCATCACGCATCTGGCCGAACTGCTGCGCCTGGCCGACGCCGCGGGCGCGCTCACCGATTCGGAGCTCGCCGTCGCGCGGATGCGGCCGCTGCTGGCCGCGGCGGGGGTGTCCTGA